The Diprion similis isolate iyDipSimi1 chromosome 11, iyDipSimi1.1, whole genome shotgun sequence genome includes a region encoding these proteins:
- the LOC124412736 gene encoding nose resistant to fluoxetine protein 6-like, with protein sequence MLSFRAGCAAVLLFAWTQSLASASLEADGNKTIEFIKQFATTLKTQWMEKIPSIENSFNTSCTDVFSALISGLQFRDIWAKWMEKIPSIVNSSDTSCTDEFSALISGLQSRDTWAMKMLDATSKIQSGIMTGNVRELGMYDECFEASGKHDNVTVQGKFCSLIIRPRSHVTEAMKGDLQLGMTSSVCVPSSCNELQIEELVSLVSENLIFEVEIDGVRCVESTSEDFTTGEILLIQIKIFSRTLFAAIVQFMIFSTICDFLRRRGLATSSTLIETLSKFSLYTNALAVLSTEVKPQMMPSIQGIRVLATCWILLGHRYAATLFNPTVNVTDIFAWMDSWPSTYIQVAVFAVDTFFVIGGFVLAYTFLNSMKSGKKFNLPMMYLHRYLRLTPSLLAIVLFTAVLLHRVANGPMWDMMYTLIITPCRQSWWYNIFYIQNLADKEHICLLHSWYLAVDMQLFWISPVILYPLYRWPKVGLGILGSLLVISIVTPAVVLGVNRYSNEVFQFNESIISMEHFYNYYIQTYNRACAYFVGILLGYDVVTKKRQLTKVNVSICWAISCIFILVCGCATHFTYNSNFPYNLTREVVFAFIMRPFWSIAMAWLVYACTQGYGGPVSHFLSWPIFLPLSRLSYNMYLVSFVIQMVKVFSTRVPSIFTDIRVINESFSDIALSVVFAFIVSIFIESPVIVLEKMLTKKSQKLEKATTLTEIPENNGKAKEDVIQTTAGSQC encoded by the exons ATGTTGTCGTTCCGTGCCGGATGTGCGGCAGTTCTACTGTTCGCTTGGACGCAAAGTCTGGCTTCCGCGTCATTGGAAGCCGATGGAAATAAGACTATCGAATTTATCAAACAGTTTGCCACTACCTTAAAAACGCAGTGGATGGAAAAAATACCTTCGATTGAAAATTCGTTTAACACTTCGTGCACGGACGTATTCTCGGCACTGATATCGGGACTCCAATTCAGAGACATATGGGCGAAGTGGATGGAAAAAATACCTTCGATTGTAAATTCGTCTGACACTTCGTGCACGGACGAGTTCTCGGCACTGATATCGGGACTCCAATCCAGAGACACATGGGCGatgaaaa TGTTGGATGCCACGTCGAAAATTCAGTCAGGAATCATGACGGGAAACGTCCGGGAACTCGGGATGTACGATGAGTGCTTTGAAGCCAGCGGCAAGCACGACAATGTCACTGTTCAGGGAAAGTTCTGTTCGTTGATAATTCGGCCACGTTCCCATGTAACTGAAGCGATGAAAGGTGACTTACAGTTGGGTATGACCTCATCAGTTTGTGTCCCGTCTTCATGCAATGAGCTGCAAATTGAAGAACTTGTAAGTTTGGTTTCCGAAAACCTCATTTTCGAAGTTGAAATTGATGGGGTGAGATGCGTAGAATCAACATCCGAAGATTTTACAACCGGAGAGATTCTGCTGAT acagattaaaattttttccagaacTTTATTCGCCGCAATTGTCCAGTTCATGATCTTTTCCACCATCTGCGACTTCTTGAGACGACGAGGTCTTGCGACCTCGTCTACTCTGATTGAAACTTTGTCGAAGTTTTCACTGTACACCAACGCGCTCGCTGTACTTAGTACCGAAGTAAAGCCCCAGATGATGCCCAGCATTCAGGGTATACGAGTTTTGGCCACGTGTTGGATCCTGCTGGGTCATCGTTATGCTGCCACATTATTCAATCCGACAGTAAACGTCACAGACATATTTGCA TGGATGGATTCATGGCCCTCTACGTACATTCAAGTGGCGGTTTTTGCCGTCGACACTTTCTTCGTGATTGGTGGATTTGTATTGGCTTACACATTTTTGAACTCCATGAAATCGGGAAAGAAATTCAATCTGCCTATGATGTATCTTCACCGTTATCTCAg ATTAACGCCAAGTTTACTGGCGATCGTATTGTTCACCGCAGTTTTACTACATCGTGTGGCAAACGGTCCGATGTGGGACATGATGTACACCCTGATTATAACTCCTTGTCGACAGAGTTGGtggtataatatattctaCATCCAGAACTTAGCAGACAAGGAACATATC TGCTTGCTACATTCTTGGTACCTGGCGGTTGATATGCAACTCTTTTGGATATCCCCAGTCATTTTGTATCCATTGTATCGCTGGCCGAAAGTTGGGCTGGGAATATTGGGCAGCCTTCTCGTCATCTCAATAGTTACGCCAGCTGTGGTTCTAGGTGTCAATCGTTATTCCAACGAAGTTTTTCAGTTCAACGAAAG TATAATATCGATGGAGCACTTCTACAACTACTACATTCAGACTTATAATCGAGCCTGCGCCTACTTCGTAGGAATACTCTTGGGTTACGATGTGGTGACTAAAAAGCGGCAGCTCACTAag GTTAACGTATCGATCTGTTGGGCCATCAGCTGTATTTTTATACTAGTTTGTGGGTGCGCTACTCATTTCACTTACAATTCCAATTTTCCGTACAATTTGACACGGGAAGTTGTGTTTGCTTTTATCATGCGTCCTTTCTGGTCCATTGCCATGGCTTGGTTAGTTTATGCATGCACACAGGGATACGGTG GTCCTGTTTCCCATTTCTTATCATGGCCGATTTTCCTGCCGTTGAGTAGGTTATCGTATAACATGTACTTGGTGTCTTTCGTTATTCAAATGGTGAAAGTTTTTTCCACACGGGTACCTAGTATCTTTACGGACATCAGGGTG ATCAACGAGTCTTTCAGTGATATAGCGCTATCAGTCGTATTTGCTTTCATCGTCAGCATATTCATTGAATCTCCAGTCattgtgttggaaaaaatgctGACGAAAAAGAGTCAGAAGTTAGAAAAAGCCACAACTCTCACGGAAATACCTGAGAATAACGGAAAGGCGAAGGAGGATGTGATCCAAACGACGGCGGGATCTCAATGCTGA